A stretch of the Medicago truncatula cultivar Jemalong A17 chromosome 5, MtrunA17r5.0-ANR, whole genome shotgun sequence genome encodes the following:
- the LOC120580556 gene encoding phosphatidylinositol 4-phosphate 5-kinase 8 — protein MNKGPDRVTMLVDGENHDKFNVSPSEGKYTWSSGTIYEGDWVNEKRTGKGPVINPSRASFEGEFFRNSRHGHGTLTKSNGDVFIGNFENDLFHGKGKYTWSSGTIYEGDWGKHTWSNGTIYEGDWVDEQRTGKGRIIYPSGTSFEGEFSMNSRHSHDTLTKSDGDIYVGNFDNDLFHGNGKYMWSNGTIYKGGWFDGRRTGKGRIIYSSGSIFEGEFSKNSRHGRGTLTKSNGDIYVGNFENDIFHGKGKDHDDVKG, from the exons ATGAACAAAGGTCCTGATAGGGTGACAATGTTAGTTGATGGTGAAAACCATGACAAATTTAATGTTTCACCTAGTGAG GGAAAGTACACATGGTCAAGTGGAACAATCTATGAGGGTGATTGGGTTAATGAAAAAAGGACTGGGAAAGGACCGGTCATAAATCCGTCAAGAGCAAGTTTTGAGGGTGAATTCTTTAGGAATTCTCGTCATGGTCATGGCACTCTTACAAAATCCAATGGGGATGTCTTCATTGGTAACTTTGAAAATGATCTTTTCCATGGCAAGGGAAAGTACACATGGTCAAGTGGAACAATATATGAGGGTGATTGG GGAAAGCACACATGGTCAAATGGAACAATATATGAGGGTGATTGGGTTGATGAACAAAGGACAGGGAAAGGACGGATCATATATCCATCAGGAACAAGTTTTGAGGGTGAATTCTCCATGAATTCCCGTCATAGTCACGACACCCTGACAAAATCCGATGGGGATATCTACGTTGGTAACTTCGATAACGATCTTTTCCATGGCAACGGAAAGTACATGTGGTCAAATGGAACAATATACAAGGGTGGTTGGTTTGATGGAAGAAGGACAGGGAAAGGTCGGATCATATATTCATCAGGATCAATTTTTGAGGGTGAATTCTCCAAGAACTCCCGTCATGGTCGCGGCACCCTTACAAAATCCAATGGGGATATCTACGTTGGTAACTTCGAGAATGATATTTTTCATGGCAAGGGAAA AGATCATGATGACGTGAAAGGGTGA
- the LOC120580465 gene encoding uncharacterized protein At2g02148 isoform X5 produces MYVANMYESLVNEVNIRLASLNGIHDKFIGVALEAAIGLHRRLAKKFPKKGPCTYKRRELATSTETRTRFPELVIQEEKRVRFVVVNGLKPQPPPKKVKGLIIVERLKIDDAGWFKRLICRNEVAISANDYKFYSPRHRYSRYRRGASISLPNIPHIPLSMVLPHFGK; encoded by the exons ATGTATGTAGCTAATATGTATGAGAGTTTGGTTAATGAAGTTAATATTAGGCTTGCTTCGTTGAATGGTATTCACGATAAGTTTATCGGTGTTGCTCTTGAAGCTGCGATTGGATTGCATAGAAGACTTGCGAAGAAATTTCCTAAAAAAG GACCATGTACATATAAGAGAAGAGAATTGGCAACTTCAACTGAGACGAGGACTAGGTTTCCAGAACTAGTTATACAAGAAGAGAAGCGCGTTCGCTTTGTGGTAGTTAATGGATTGAAACCccaaccaccaccaaaaaaagttAAAGGATTGATAATTGTTGAAAGACTGAAAATTGATGACGCTGGGTG gtttaaaagatTGATATGTCGGAATGAAGTAGCAATCTCAGCTAACGATTACAAATTCTACTCTCCAAGACACAGGTATAGCAGGTATAGGCGTGGTGCATCAATTTCACTTCCAAATATCCCACATATCCCTTTAAGCATGGTGTTGCCTCATTTTGGAAAATGA
- the LOC120580465 gene encoding uncharacterized protein At2g02148 isoform X3 yields MYVANMYESLVNEVNIRLASLNGIHDKFIGVALEAAIGLHRRLAKKFPKKGPCTYKRRELATSTETRTRFPELVIQEEKRVRFVVVNGLKPQPPPKKVKGLIIVERLKIDDAGWFKRLICRNEVAISANDYKFYSPRHRYSSYLGADNSTTLTTTQGYRSYLKLSILCQRWMSME; encoded by the exons ATGTATGTAGCTAATATGTATGAGAGTTTGGTTAATGAAGTTAATATTAGGCTTGCTTCGTTGAATGGTATTCACGATAAGTTTATCGGTGTTGCTCTTGAAGCTGCGATTGGATTGCATAGAAGACTTGCGAAGAAATTTCCTAAAAAAG GACCATGTACATATAAGAGAAGAGAATTGGCAACTTCAACTGAGACGAGGACTAGGTTTCCAGAACTAGTTATACAAGAAGAGAAGCGCGTTCGCTTTGTGGTAGTTAATGGATTGAAACCccaaccaccaccaaaaaaagttAAAGGATTGATAATTGTTGAAAGACTGAAAATTGATGACGCTGGGTG gtttaaaagatTGATATGTCGGAATGAAGTAGCAATCTCAGCTAACGATTACAAATTCTACTCTCCAAGACACAGGTATAGCAG TTATCTTGGAGCAGACAATTCTACGACATTGACTACTACTCAAGGATATCGCTCA TATTTGAAACTCTCAATCCTTTGTCAGCGATGGATGTCGATGGAATGA
- the LOC120580465 gene encoding uncharacterized protein At2g02148 isoform X6, which produces MYVANMYESLVNEVNIRLASLNGIHDKFIGVALEAAIGLHRRLAKKFPKKGPCTYKRRELATSTETRTRFPELVIQEEKRVRFVVVNGLKPQPPPKKVKGLIIVERLKIDDAGWFKRLICRNEVAISANDYKFYSPRHRYSSYLGADNSTTLTTTQGYRSRWMSME; this is translated from the exons ATGTATGTAGCTAATATGTATGAGAGTTTGGTTAATGAAGTTAATATTAGGCTTGCTTCGTTGAATGGTATTCACGATAAGTTTATCGGTGTTGCTCTTGAAGCTGCGATTGGATTGCATAGAAGACTTGCGAAGAAATTTCCTAAAAAAG GACCATGTACATATAAGAGAAGAGAATTGGCAACTTCAACTGAGACGAGGACTAGGTTTCCAGAACTAGTTATACAAGAAGAGAAGCGCGTTCGCTTTGTGGTAGTTAATGGATTGAAACCccaaccaccaccaaaaaaagttAAAGGATTGATAATTGTTGAAAGACTGAAAATTGATGACGCTGGGTG gtttaaaagatTGATATGTCGGAATGAAGTAGCAATCTCAGCTAACGATTACAAATTCTACTCTCCAAGACACAGGTATAGCAG TTATCTTGGAGCAGACAATTCTACGACATTGACTACTACTCAAGGATATCGCTCA CGATGGATGTCGATGGAATGA
- the LOC120580465 gene encoding uncharacterized protein At2g02148 isoform X1, which yields MYVANMYESLVNEVNIRLASLNGIHDKFIGVALEAAIGLHRRLAKKFPKKGPCTYKRRELATSTETRTRFPELVIQEEKRVRFVVVNGLKPQPPPKKVKGLIIVERLKIDDAGWFKRLICRNEVAISANDYKFYSPRHRYSSYLGADNSTTLTTTQGYRSFDFLVCYHMGWIVNVVTSNF from the exons ATGTATGTAGCTAATATGTATGAGAGTTTGGTTAATGAAGTTAATATTAGGCTTGCTTCGTTGAATGGTATTCACGATAAGTTTATCGGTGTTGCTCTTGAAGCTGCGATTGGATTGCATAGAAGACTTGCGAAGAAATTTCCTAAAAAAG GACCATGTACATATAAGAGAAGAGAATTGGCAACTTCAACTGAGACGAGGACTAGGTTTCCAGAACTAGTTATACAAGAAGAGAAGCGCGTTCGCTTTGTGGTAGTTAATGGATTGAAACCccaaccaccaccaaaaaaagttAAAGGATTGATAATTGTTGAAAGACTGAAAATTGATGACGCTGGGTG gtttaaaagatTGATATGTCGGAATGAAGTAGCAATCTCAGCTAACGATTACAAATTCTACTCTCCAAGACACAGGTATAGCAG TTATCTTGGAGCAGACAATTCTACGACATTGACTACTACTCAAGGATATCGCTCA TTTGACTTTCTGGTTTGTTATCACATGGGATGGATAGTGAATGTTGTTACTTCaaatttctaa
- the LOC120580465 gene encoding uncharacterized protein At2g02148 isoform X2 yields MYVANMYESLVNEVNIRLASLNGIHDKFIGVALEAAIGLHRRLAKKFPKKGPCTYKRRELATSTETRTRFPELVIQEEKRVRFVVVNGLKPQPPPKKVKGLIIVERLKIDDAGWFKRLICRNEVAISANDYKFYSPRHSYLGADNSTTLTTTQGYRSFDFLVCYHMGWIVNVVTSNF; encoded by the exons ATGTATGTAGCTAATATGTATGAGAGTTTGGTTAATGAAGTTAATATTAGGCTTGCTTCGTTGAATGGTATTCACGATAAGTTTATCGGTGTTGCTCTTGAAGCTGCGATTGGATTGCATAGAAGACTTGCGAAGAAATTTCCTAAAAAAG GACCATGTACATATAAGAGAAGAGAATTGGCAACTTCAACTGAGACGAGGACTAGGTTTCCAGAACTAGTTATACAAGAAGAGAAGCGCGTTCGCTTTGTGGTAGTTAATGGATTGAAACCccaaccaccaccaaaaaaagttAAAGGATTGATAATTGTTGAAAGACTGAAAATTGATGACGCTGGGTG gtttaaaagatTGATATGTCGGAATGAAGTAGCAATCTCAGCTAACGATTACAAATTCTACTCTCCAAGACACAG TTATCTTGGAGCAGACAATTCTACGACATTGACTACTACTCAAGGATATCGCTCA TTTGACTTTCTGGTTTGTTATCACATGGGATGGATAGTGAATGTTGTTACTTCaaatttctaa
- the LOC120580465 gene encoding uncharacterized protein At2g02148 isoform X7 produces the protein MYVANMYESLVNEVNIRLASLNGIHDKFIGVALEAAIGLHRRLAKKFPKKGPCTYKRRELATSTETRTRFPELVIQEEKRVRFVVVNGLKPQPPPKKVKGLIIVERLKIDDAGWFKRLICRNEVAISANDYKFYSPRHSYLGADNSTTLTTTQGYRSRWMSME, from the exons ATGTATGTAGCTAATATGTATGAGAGTTTGGTTAATGAAGTTAATATTAGGCTTGCTTCGTTGAATGGTATTCACGATAAGTTTATCGGTGTTGCTCTTGAAGCTGCGATTGGATTGCATAGAAGACTTGCGAAGAAATTTCCTAAAAAAG GACCATGTACATATAAGAGAAGAGAATTGGCAACTTCAACTGAGACGAGGACTAGGTTTCCAGAACTAGTTATACAAGAAGAGAAGCGCGTTCGCTTTGTGGTAGTTAATGGATTGAAACCccaaccaccaccaaaaaaagttAAAGGATTGATAATTGTTGAAAGACTGAAAATTGATGACGCTGGGTG gtttaaaagatTGATATGTCGGAATGAAGTAGCAATCTCAGCTAACGATTACAAATTCTACTCTCCAAGACACAG TTATCTTGGAGCAGACAATTCTACGACATTGACTACTACTCAAGGATATCGCTCA CGATGGATGTCGATGGAATGA
- the LOC120580465 gene encoding uncharacterized protein At2g02148 isoform X4, translating to MYVANMYESLVNEVNIRLASLNGIHDKFIGVALEAAIGLHRRLAKKFPKKGPCTYKRRELATSTETRTRFPELVIQEEKRVRFVVVNGLKPQPPPKKVKGLIIVERLKIDDAGWFKRLICRNEVAISANDYKFYSPRHSYLGADNSTTLTTTQGYRSYLKLSILCQRWMSME from the exons ATGTATGTAGCTAATATGTATGAGAGTTTGGTTAATGAAGTTAATATTAGGCTTGCTTCGTTGAATGGTATTCACGATAAGTTTATCGGTGTTGCTCTTGAAGCTGCGATTGGATTGCATAGAAGACTTGCGAAGAAATTTCCTAAAAAAG GACCATGTACATATAAGAGAAGAGAATTGGCAACTTCAACTGAGACGAGGACTAGGTTTCCAGAACTAGTTATACAAGAAGAGAAGCGCGTTCGCTTTGTGGTAGTTAATGGATTGAAACCccaaccaccaccaaaaaaagttAAAGGATTGATAATTGTTGAAAGACTGAAAATTGATGACGCTGGGTG gtttaaaagatTGATATGTCGGAATGAAGTAGCAATCTCAGCTAACGATTACAAATTCTACTCTCCAAGACACAG TTATCTTGGAGCAGACAATTCTACGACATTGACTACTACTCAAGGATATCGCTCA TATTTGAAACTCTCAATCCTTTGTCAGCGATGGATGTCGATGGAATGA
- the LOC11437244 gene encoding protein DETOXIFICATION 49, whose translation MCKLSSSSTSVSTLYESNNNQTNNISTTTTIKTQNNIKPDMLTPLIPKSPTFKQQKKTHFSLALNEAKHISNIALPMVLTGLLLYSRSIISMLFLGRVGELALAGGSLAIGFANITGYSILSGLAMGMEPICGQAFGAKRFKLLGLTMQRTVILLLVTSIFISFLWLNMKRLLLLCGQQEDIANVAQSYILYSLPDLVAQSLLHPLRIYLRSQSITLPLTYSATLSILLHIPINYFLVNVLQLGIRGIALGSVWTNFNLVVSLIIYIWVSGTHKKTWSGISSACFKGWKSLLNLAIPSCISVCLEWWWYEIMILLCGLLLNPHATVASMGVLIQTTALIYIFPSSLSFGVSTRVGNELGAENPQKAKLAAIVGLCFSFVLGFSALFFAFSVRNIWATMFTSDPQIIALTSMVLPIIGLCELGNCPQTTVCGVLRGTARPKLGANINLGCFYLVGMPVAVWLSFFAGFDFKGLWFGLMAAQGSCMITMLFVLVRTNWENQAERAKELTSSDSSEEEEQEEEKVIVNSSSCGTKECSDSLV comes from the coding sequence ATGTGCAagttatcatcatcatcaacctcTGTCTCCACTTTGTATGAAAGCAATAACAaccaaacaaataatatatcCACAACAACCACAATCAAAACACAGAATAATATCAAACCTGACATGTTAACACCATTGATCCCTAAATCCCCAACattcaaacaacaaaagaaaacccATTTTTCTCTTGCCCTCAATGAAGCCAAACATATTTCAAACATAGCATTACCTATGGTTTTAACAGGTTTATTACTTTATTCTCGTTCCATCATTTCAATGTTGTTCCTTGGTCGTGTTGGTGAACTTGCTTTAGCAGGTGGGTCACTTGCCATTGGATTTGCAAACATCACAGGTTACTCCATTCTCTCTGGTCTTGCCATGGGAATGGAACCTATTTGTGGTCAAGCTTTTGGTGCTAAAAGATTCAAACTCCTTGGTTTAACAATGCAAAGAACAGTGATTCTTCTTCTTGTAacttcaattttcatttcattcttaTGGCTTAACATGAAGAGATTATTGCTTTTATGTGGCCAACAAGAAGATATTGCAAACGTTGCACAATCTTACATTCTTTATTCTCTTCCTGATCTTGTAGCACAATCATTGCTACACCCTTTGAGAATCTATCTTCGAAGCCAATCCATAACACTTCCTTTAACATACAGTGCTACTTTGTCTATTCTTCTTCACATTCCTATAAACTATTTTCTTGTCAATGTTCTTCAATTAGGAATAAGAGGAATCGCTTTAGGTTCCGTTTGGACGAATTTCAACCTCGTTGTTTCCTTGATTATTTACATTTGGGTTTCTGGAACACACAAGAAAACATGGAGTGGAATTTCCTCTGCTTGTTTCAAAGGATGGAAATCGCTTTTGAATTTAGCAATTCCAAGCTGCATTTCGGTTTGTCTCGAATGGTGGTGGTACGAAATCATGATTTTGCTTTGTGGATTATTGCTTAATCCACATGCAACTGTTGCATCTATGGGTGTGTTGATTCAAACCACTGCATTGATATacatttttccttcttctttgaGTTTTGGTGTTTCAACAAGAGTTGGAAATGAACTTGGTGCTGAAAATCCACAAAAAGCAAAACTTGCAGCAATAGTAGGACTCTGTTTCAGTTTTGTTTTGGGTTTCTCCGCTTTGTTTTTCGCCTTTTCAGTTAGAAACATTTGGGCTACTATGTTCACAAGTGATCCACAAATAATTGCGTTAACATCAATGGTGTTACCGATTATAGGACTATGTGAGCTTGGAAATTGTCCACAAACAACTGTTTGTGGTGTTTTGAGGGGAACGGCGAGGCCGAAATTAGGCGCAAATATAAATTTAGGTTGTTTTTATCTTGTGGGAATGCCTGTTGCAGTTTGGTTGAGTTTCTTTGCTGGATTTGATTTCAAAGGTTTGTGGTTTGGTCTTATGGCTGCTCAAGGTTCATGTATGATTACaatgttgtttgttttggttCGTACAAATTGGGAAAATCAAGCAGAAAGAGCTAAGGAGTTAACATCATCAGATTcaagtgaagaagaagaacaagaagaagagaaagtgaTTGTCAATTCAAGTTCATGTGGCACAAAAGAGTGCTCTGATTCattagtttga